The genome window atGAGTACAAAATAACAATCATTAAAAGTGGTGACATATTTTGCCCTTAACTTCTTTACGAAGACTGTACACCTTTATCATCCAGTATCTAAAATAAAGCGATTGACACTTTGGTGGggtttgtattattattatttttttcaatatttatataaacagAACTGAAACTGAGATTGGAATGGAAATCTTGGGAAAAAATGTCCCTAAATTAAGGTTGAAAGGTGAAATAGCCATATGCTACAAAATGAAGAATCTGGGAGATCAAAACAGGCTGTTCCACCAATCCTAGGACTAAGACTTGAGTCTAATGTTTCATATACATGACACATGTTCAAAAAAGTCATATaatgaaattcaaataaaaatttaatagtagtgacattttttttttttatagtgttttaacttttatgtctGTATCTGTAACGCTCCACATCTTCCACTACCCACctctttcaaaataaaaaagagaaaaaaattcatgtgcTACCCCAAAGTCCCATCCAACATAAGTTTTGTTCCCAATCTTATTCCTACTTCAAATTATGTTAAgaagtgtttgtttgtttatttcaaCATCAAGACAAAAACAAAGATTGAAATATTCATCGCCTTATTCTCATTTTTTAGTTCAGCTACTATCACCAAGCCACAATATCTtctaattctttatttatttattttttgtcatggaCTACAAACGAGGACAATCCTCCCACTCCCATATCAGAATTGGAGACGCCCTTCGTTTCTATCAAGAGGGCAATGTCTTcgtcaaccaaaaaaaagaaaaaaagaaaagaaaaagagtaatgTCATTAAACTAACGAGCAATACTAGAGATTAGAgacacataaaataataaaatttttgtcaaaattcttTACATGACAAGTTATGAACGGTAAAAGTGTTATAGTAAATTCATATGAGAACACATATTTATTACTCATAATTTTGTCACGTGataagttgtgacaaaaattatacCATTTTATATATCTTGATCATTATTTTAAACAGCTGGCTAATTGGCCCattccaaaatagaaaaaggaaaaagagggggggggtgGGGTTTGAAAATTTGTGTCGATTACGGGAAAATCCCTTGAAAGACTCAAGACTTTTGACGCATTCGACCAGTCTCGTACCATTTTAGGCATTCCTTAATCCTTTACCTAAAGAGGTTCAAGTGTTCAACTAAGTCCACTTCTTTCACTGGCCCATGAATACGCATGCCTCTCCACAGAATTGGATTGGAATGTTTGTAGTCAAAGACTTGGGGGACATGACACATTTTCATAACCTTAAAAGACCCAATGAATCCCCTTTTAGGCCCAAaatttatatagattttttcGGGTCCTTTCTAAACTCTTCCATTTACGATCTCAGCCCACCAATTAACATCCATCATTTACCTTAgagatcttgaaacaaagtccTCCCccatataaaaaatcaaaattcttttaatttaaaatttcaacccATCTATAGAAGCCTCCTCCTCATGGGCCTTGAGCTCTTACTTTTCAAAAACTGGGACAGTTAATTTATATTTACTATGGCCAAGGTTttgagtataaaaaaaaaaaaaaaaaaaaaccacatggACACTAGCTTGCAGCTGATCTGTATCTAACACGAACATCTAAAATCAATCTCATTGGGTCTTTGCTATCTTCTCATCCATAAAAACCAAACAATCTAAGATAAGGTGATAAGCCCACGTGGCAGAAACCCAGTTCCCCTACCTAACTAAAAACATCCATCACCCTCTTCCTCCATTTCTCTTTCACCACACAGCCAGAAACCATGGCATCACCAACCCTATTAACTCCAACCTCCAAACCAACACCACTCTCTCCCCTCAAACCCAAattcaccaccaccatcaccagcAGCTCTTccacccccaccaccaccaccactgccgCCGCCGCCTTTCAACCTCGCCGCCGTGAATTCTTGTCACTAGCCACTACCATCCTCTCTCCTGCATGGCTCTTTCCAATGACTCCAGCAGCACTAGCTGCTTCAGACGAAGAGTACGTAAAAGAGTCAGAAGAAGTAATCAACAGGGTCAGAAACACCATTAACATGGACAAGACTGACCCTAATGTGGCTTCTGCAGTGGCTGAGCTAAGAGAGACTTCAAATTATTGGGTGGCTAAGTATAGGAGGGAGAAATCTTTGCTTGGCAGGGCTTCATTCCGGGACATATATTCAGCTCTCAATGCTGTTTCGGGACATTATATTAGTTTTGGCCCAACAGCACCTATTCCGGCAAAGCGGAAGGCAAGGATTTTGGAAGAGGTGGACACTGCCGAGAAGGCCTTGTTGAGAGGAAGATAAAGAGAAGTTAGTAACTAATGGAggaagtttttttattttggccaaatttttgggttttttttatttgctattCCATTTTTAGTATTCGAATATCATTTTGCTTGAATTTGATCAGTTACAGCATGAAGTTCACTTTGTGAACTATTGGGGGGAATTCTACAAATAAATAGTAGAGTCTATTTCATTGACATGAAAAATTTGAGATGTGCATGTTTTAGTAAGGACATATGCTCAACCATGCCCGAGGGGCGTGTGTAGTTTCTGGCATGTCAATTAGCAATCTCACTGTTCATACGGAATGAAATTTACTGTTCTCAATTTTCGATTTGTGAGTTTTTTTCAATTAACCTTTTCTTTGGGTAGAAGTGGCTACAATCTTGGATGAAAATTTGTTTAGCAGGGGTTTCTTAGTACTGGGGTTGAGACTCTGCTCTCCTCCTTGGGGAGGGGTTTTTATATAGAGTATATTTTACCAATATATTTATCAATAGTTATGTTGTCAAGTGCATTGTAATTGAGTGCCTAACATGCTCTCATTTATTAAGAAAACTAGGATTCAAATCCTTCTCTCCATGGTAATAattgtcaaattattaaaaaataatcaaaatttttttatcttattgaattggtaattttttggataagtgtATCGTCACTTTTCATGTGAGTTTGGAACAactttattttacattaaataCAATGCAATGGCTAACACTTgtgaattttatttgatttcctAAACTTATGGTACTCAGCAAGAGccttatagtttaatttgttgGCACCTTGGTGTTTCTAATAGAAACATCTAGAATTTaaacccctaaagtttggaggtctttgaattttacaccttgaaatcatagaatttggattttacttccTAAAGTTACATTTCGTTTGTCTCGGCATTTCATCTGTCCATATTTTCTGTTGAGTGTTACATAAGCTTGTCACGTGTGTCTAGTTCGTCCAATAAATTGACGCCATTAGGAGTGTAGTTtgcaaacaaaatatatataatataatgtctttgactttttgttaaCTTCTTCTAATGTTGCCACAAAAGTTTTTGAGGTAGAATTTTACAACATTCTATTTAACTGCTACACTAGAATATTTCAAATCATATTTCCATTAAATAGTGGAATAGACAATTCCATATACAttcttattataataaaatagagaaaaaaaattcatattgtGTTAAAATTTTCTGTTCAATTCTTGGGTTAttgtttgttaaaaattaaaaaagaaagagaggttGTAGGAGGCAAGGGATTTGGAAGGAAGgaagatgaaaattttgtttcactaaacttatcaaaattaaaaattataaaggaaGAGTAGTCTTAGCAAGCAACATTGCAATGGATTGGGATAAGATCCCCTCTCATTTAAAACCTCTAATTACCtcaaatttttagtttgatGAAAAACACgtgacatttattttattttgtggttTACATGGGTGTTTTTAGAGCATTGAATTTTTTAGTTGTCACATGTCTTACGTTTATATTCAAATTAGAGAAAATGAGAGGATTTAAATAGGAGATAATCTTTTTTCCTAGGGATTAGGAAGAAGGAGAAAGTACAatcaaatcttctgtctcatcaATTGTGCTCCActttatactccaccaataaaactTGGACAACTAACCTCTCTCATTAAATAAGATAACTTTGACTTTAACACTCACCGTTAACGTTAaaatccctttctttttctttctttctttctttctttttttttttttttatttatttttatttttttttatttttctttccgcagcttttggtttcttttttttttttttttttttttttttttttttttttttttttgccctttcCGCAGCTTTTGTTCTTCTCTTTGTTTGCAgcttttggtttcttttatttccTCTTCTCCATGTGGCTGACGTTAACAAGGAGTCCAATAAGTTTTGTCTATTGAGAAGCAAAACCCATGTTACTTGCTTTGCATTTTTGCCTCTACTTTTCTCTACAAGCCTGAAGGCAGACTTTGGACCATCAATCTCCGCAACTGAGAAATTTGGGTTATCCATTGTGACTACCACTGGGTTTCCTTTGCAGGTATCTTTTGCCCACCAGTTAGAAAAGTCCAATCTTGGAGCCATTAAAGTTTGGAACTTGGAACCTCAAACTAAAAAAGtaacacaaaaattaagaacctttgaagaaaaaaaatttcagaatcCAGATCTCAAAATTGAGAAATGAGCAAAACCCATTTGAGAAACCAGCTAAGAATCTCGAACAAAACTCATTGGACTCCTTGTTAATGTCAACCACAtggaaaagaggaaaaaaaagaaaccaaaaaaaaaaaaaaaaaggaagagggaaaaaaagaaaccaaaagctgcaaacaaagagaagaacaaaagctgcggaaagaaagaaagaaagaaaaaaaaaaaagaaaaagaaaaagaaagggatttTAACGTTAACGGTATTAAAGTAAGAGTTATCTCATTTAATGAAAGAGATTAGTTGTCCAagttttattggtggagtataaagTGGAGCACAATtgatgagacagaagatttggactcaatTTTATGTGTCTTCTGCCGTCTTATGTGTCTTATCTCAATAGCAAGTTTTGTAAATAGAagaaccacacacacacacacacacacacacacacatatatataaggATTCCTCTATTTCAACTAgatttttatgtggttcaaaattATTCTCATTAATGAAAGGTAACTTCATTTAGAAGTAGGATCATAAAtgttaaataacaaatttcattatgaattcaaaaaatagaactcccctaaaatttaggatttttttttccttaatgttcaaaaaagaaattacagttactatttatctctaaagtttatcatttttatttgtttaaaaaataagaatgtatatttttaaattataatatatgcaaattattaacttttactcaaaaaaataaaagagtttctAAGTACATGTGTAAACGCATGCTCAAGGCTAGtgtatgtataaatatatatatatatttatatatatatataagagtttTGTAAATAGATTCATTGTTACAAATTTAGACACAGAACCCTTTCTGTATTGAATTACCCTCCTTTGTGtaaccttcttttcttttattggcactatgtaattttcttcttcctccatcaCCATGGGTCCATGGCCAGGGGATAGCCACGGAGGAGGTTGTAAAAAGAAACAATTTCAATGATTGACATGCTTCCTATTTCATGTTTAATCTCTGGCCCAACTTCTGCACAATAATTCTTATGAGAATGAAAATAACTAGTTTGCGAAAACTAGCCCACAAAAAAGCTGTGGATATTGCATACTACGAGCTCAGTTACTGATTTCCCTTTGAATCCACTTTTTGCAGAGGCGAGTCGAGAGACCTTAGCCCATGGGTGATTGGGTTAGGTCCAAAATCTTATAATTAGGAAAATTGCTAATTGTTTCCACGTACCAAGTAAAAGCTGCAAATTCATAAAGAGGAATGAAATTGATTTACAAATAGTACAGGCCCACGAGCAACCTCATGGCTTAGGGCCTAAAAACgtttttaatacattttgaACATTCTTCAAAACGAATTTTTCTTTATCTGATATGATGGCCTTATCTTGAACTTAAGAAACCGTTGTGGATAAACTAggccaagaaaagaaaaattgttgttttttctAAAGCTTTGTGGAAATTATGACAGGAACAAGATTTAGTGGATAAAAGCACAAGTTTTCTTACTCTCGCTAATTGTTGACCTTATCCAGTTAGGCCAACAGACAATATTTGACCCTTTTGTGTATATGTTTGTGGTTCCTTGTTCAACCAATCCTTCAGAATTCAGAGCTTAACATTAATAtagtataatatttttcttagtatttaaaattatgcaggaaaaaaaaaacaaaaaaacaaaagtatgaatGCATAATATATAGTGAGTCAGTGACCGAATAAGTTGCATACATTTGTAGCTTTGTAAGCATAGTTGTGCAGCCCATTGATCACTCTTTTGGGCTATATAGATAATAGGTTAGGCTTTCTAAAGTCCTCCCGTGGGGGACCATCTTTAGGTGGCTGTTTACAATCTTTGTATATACTGGTGGGTCCGAACTCCAAATGTTTGATAGCCATGTCGGAGGAAAGCCATGTCGGTTTCCTCCGACATGGCTATCaaagaattatattatattacattatatatctatatatatatatatatatatatgtgtgtgtgtgtgtgtgtgtgtgtgtggatgtATGTTGATATGCCAAATTCGTTCTTGATACATTGGTATTcctaactttatttatttaattcttttaattatatatatatatatatatatatgggtcaTTCTATGGTATCCACCTATTTTTTAAGTGGGTACTGTATCCATCCAAATCTTAGccgtttatttttattatttcaatcaTGACTGTTTACTTAAGTTTAGtagtaatataatataattgttaCTAAACGAAGATTTGAACCTTTAGTTCTTCTTATAAAGAAAACCGATTTATACCACTAAGTTACATTTTAGGATTCTAGGATTTGAAGAGATTTGAAGAGATATAAGATTTCATTCTAAGATTTCATTTACCAGTATTATGACCAAAATGGACTCTTGCTTCCATCATTTCTTCCAAATGGATG of Quercus lobata isolate SW786 chromosome 8, ValleyOak3.0 Primary Assembly, whole genome shotgun sequence contains these proteins:
- the LOC115954642 gene encoding photosystem II repair protein PSB27-H1, chloroplastic — protein: MASPTLLTPTSKPTPLSPLKPKFTTTITSSSSTPTTTTTAAAAFQPRRREFLSLATTILSPAWLFPMTPAALAASDEEYVKESEEVINRVRNTINMDKTDPNVASAVAELRETSNYWVAKYRREKSLLGRASFRDIYSALNAVSGHYISFGPTAPIPAKRKARILEEVDTAEKALLRGR